The genomic segment aaaatgaCTCATCTCAACCAACTACAAAAGTAAAATGCTGCTATAAccattaataataatttcagtaatttttcaagcaaaatgtttttatttttctgcattatgagtacttttacttttagtaCATTTTCCTGAGTATACATAGGGTTTACatattttttacttaagtaacattttaaatgcaatacTGATATTTGTAACAGACAATAATTTTACAGTGTGGTGTTAGTACTTCTGTCTAAGGATCATATCTTCCACCATTATTCTATTCTACTACTCCCTTATCAAGGACTGTGTGCGTGCGCGAGCGCATGCGCGTGCAtctgcgcgtgtgtgcgtgctcgCGCTCTCTCTCTACCTCATCTTCTACGCACACACCGCTGCCTCATTCTGACCAATCAGCGGGCAGTATTCTGTAAGCGTTGAGCAGCAATGGCGGAGACAATGAAGCTGAGTGGACATCACACTCTTCTTAATGAGTCCAGTGAGATGTCCAGCTACACGGACTGCATTTGTGTGTTACTGAAGCTGCTAGCAAACTTCGGAAAAGAGGTTGGTTGAAGCTGTTTGAACCACGTTGCCCCGAGTGACGGTTCTTCTTTTAGTCCGTGTTGTTAGCTagctacatgctaatgtttttaGCAACCGGGTGTGTTAGCAGAGCTGCTTAGCTGACTCCTCCGTTCATTTATTGTCATTCAACACACCGATGGAGTTTTGACAATTAAGTTTAAGTAGAAAAGTAACTGAGCTTGAGTTTATGCCAGCGTTAAAcgattcaattttatttttaaacggCTCACAGGTATGCACATGGCTCAACTAGCAAGTCCGTAGCACGAGTTTAAGCAAACATAtatcctttttttgtttttatcgtTATTACCACTCCATAGCAGCTCTTATTGTTGCGACCTGTGGCTAATATTTGAACTATATTATTAATTTTCACATTGTAGCACGCTTTGCTTCGGTACATATGAGATCCTGCCCTTTGGCTTGTAAAGCAAAAATAACTTACACATGTATTAAAAACATCCCCAGTATCAGCACCGTTCACATGCATTtctgcagttttaaaatgtataaaccTGCTGCACATTCATCCTGTACATGAACTACATTTACTGCATACATGCATAACTAAAACTACCATATAACTTTACTGATAGTAGCATTGTTGTAGTGGCATCGCATCACTGTTTTACAATTAGTGCTTCAAATAAAGATTACATGAACTACATGATAAATAATATTTCTTATAAAATAGTGTTCAAAAATTTTCATCATACGTTCCCAGAGCCGTATTaagatgtcttcaaattgccCACAAaccaaagatattaaatttattaTGACACAAGAAGAAAATACTTGCTGCTTGATGCTGCATTCAAAGAGGCTCGCCCCAGCAAACCATGTCCACTTTTTCTTCAGAggtgattaaatgattaattcattatcaaaatagttgctaaATAATGTTTAAGTAATCAACTGATCAACTAAGTAACTCACAATTACCTGACAAATGTGTACATTATATTGAGACCAAGTTATTACATGTAAGAAACTCCATCAGCTGTACAGTAATGTCACTTccctttctttgtgtttttcaaattaagcTCAAATTAGATGTTGCTGCTTTGAGAATAGAAGTCAACACTGATGCTGTGAATCCTCCATCTTCAGCGGCTAATGTTTACAGCTGTTTGCAGGAGCATATCACTAAATTACAGGTAAAGTGGCAACACAGCTAATTATTTCCAGTTAATATTGGTTAAATGGcacaattttaaatatttttaattaatttaagatGGCACAAGGTTAATGTTTTCATACCTTTTTTCCAttcttaaaatatattattgttttttgacaCAACCCAACATGagttttttgtgtatttagaCTGTTTCAGAAAGCTTAAAGACACTAGTGGATGCTGATACTGAACGATTATCTACAAAGGACAACACATCAGATGATGCGGTCACCTCATCTTCACTCATAGAGCAGATGGCTGCACTGTCTGAGCACCTTCCTCCAAGCTCAGAGGCTACAGAAGGCAAGACGGCGGCTGATGACGTCATGGTGCAGATAAGAGCCGGGAAATCAGAGGTTGGTCTCAGATCAGTCAGCAGATCTATCAGCTGTTCCGGCAGTGACATTTTTAGAGCCCTCTTTACTCTGTCAAGCAAATGAATAATCATAAGTAATTGCTCCCGAGGATGTGCACATGACGTGCCGCAGTGAAGCAAATGCTTGATGGAGACCCGATAAGCCGAGTTCGGCAGAGAATAAGGGGTCCTTTAGTGCTGTGGTCGGGTAGAACAGACCACATTGCTGGAGGGCTTTGAGAGAGGGCCAGGCCCTTGATGGATTATGAAGTGGATGCTCATTACTCTGAGATTGCATGTGGATGAATGACAAGAGGCCCCATTctgttgtgcatttattttggTAGCCAAGCAAACAGTATTCATATTCCATCATGTGATGATGGCAAGCAATTCAACTTATTTGGCTACCTGGATTAATTTCCTTCTACAATTTTCATCCCATGTAATGTAAATTGCTGCATGCTGTGTGCAGATTGTTAACATTAAGTAGGCAAAAAACTTTATTGCATTCTTTACACCTATCAATAGCTCATCACACCGTTGTATCTTATTGTCTGTGTCATTTCTCCTTTGTAACCCTAGATTGAGCGAAGAATATCTGCATTTATGGAACGCAAGCAGATGGAGatcaatgaaaacaatgtgcGCGAGTTCTGCAACGTGATCGACTGCAATCAGGGTGAGAATGGGAGAGAGGTTGGGGGCAGGGTGGAGAGGGAGCCTGCACACAGATTGCCAATGTTTCGGAGAGAGCTGATTTCCACAGGCGAGAGGTCAGGCTGAACTGCTCCAAGAGTGGGGCTGAAGTAGGTAACACACTCGGCCTCAAAACACAACCAGCTTAGTCgagaaaaacatcagaaagagggtctttttttaattcaaagcCTGTATGAGACACCAGTTATAGAAATCAGGACACACGGATGGTAATAGCATTTGAGTGGGATATATACATCATTCTTTCAAATCTTTTTTATATCCATTTTTGACATAACGTTCTAATTGCggtttcattttctcctctttagaAAACAGCTGTGCCAGAACAGATGCAGTATTCACTCCTTATCCAGGTTTTAAAAGTCATGTGAAAggtaagaaaataataaatatttgccacaaatgtaaatgtgacatttcttaACAGCTTAATCTTAAGAACTGCAACCATCATTTTTGAAATTACAcactattatttaaaaaaaaaaatcacagatgCATAATCCTTCAAATTCTTGAAGGAAAGAATTTAATTTGCTTAAcatgaaatgttgtttatttgtaatGTTCACATTTAATTAATACAACTAAATTCAAATGCATTACATGTATAATGGCAAAAATCTGTTTCTGGGTCAACTTGGCgatagaaataatgaaaaagaagTGCTGAAGACATGTTGTCTGGTCAGTATTGGGTTacagtttgtgttcatgtgttatGTTCTTCGACTGGCTAGTTACGCGGGTGGTAAACACTTACGGGCCCCAAACTCGGGGTGGGGGAGGCCAAGGAGAGGGCGGGGAGCAGCAGAGGGGGCCAATGGCAAGACACTGTGGAAATGCAGCCATAGAAGAACGACTTCACAACATCGAGACTCACCTGAAGCTCCCGACAGGTCAGAgaagcacaaagacacaaaagtttgactgttttaaaatcagtgtgtttcatttggTCTGTAATGTTTAAGtgcaacactggaaacaggagtTCATTTCCAGTTAAACAGAAATATTTGCCtttttcagaaaaagaaattatataaaTTTACCATTACAAAATAGATGAAATGTAATTATGAAGGCATTACAAAGTATAACTTGGCCGGGATGGTTCATAAGATAAGAAGCcagtatttaaaaataaaccatttgtttagtttttacttGATATAAACAATGTTACATGCCAGTTTGAACTAACCAATGATTTATTATGACCGTGCTTCTTTTGTTACACTCATTCACGTGCGTTAGTCACAGTCCTCGCCCTATGTTTGTAGAATTTGTCATGTAAGATGATCAATATTCAGGCTGCTCAAcaagtgtttttattcctcagcGGGCCCGGTCCCATTGAGTGTCTACCACAGACTGAAGAAGCTGGAGGACCGTATCCTGGAATTGGAAGGACTCTCACCCGAGTATTTTCAGTCCACAGTGAGTCCTCTGGCtttgaaacagacaaacaaaaagcactGAAGACTTTATTACTCAGCATAACCACACAGGTCATACAAGTTTGGAGAAGTAATGGtgtaattttgacattttgtagatGGGTACATTGTATTCTTTAACCAACCCACAGGATATGTCCGATCAGGTTAAAGCTACAAGAGTCATTGATGTATTCCTCATTCACTCCAGACATGTCCACTCTGGAACAATTGCTCTTTTTACATCAGTTAATTATTCTGCTTTTTAGTTCAGAAACAAAATATAGTTATTATAGTGATATCTGCTTTTTGAACCattattttgacgttttagaGTTTCCTGTTGAGTTATGGGCATCGTGATTTTATTATAGATGATAGTCTTCAATGTAGCAGGTATCACAGAATCAACTGTACATCACATATTATTATCATGAGCAACATGTCATCATATGATGATATTTGGAGTTGGAGCCAATTTTAGCCAATTCTCCAAACGAATACTTAAGGCCCTGCTATTGCCAACCTCTCTCAGCTTGTTGAGGTGTAGACAACCATGTTCCTCCCCTGATACAAACGGACAACAGGTGCTACATTTCACCTGACAAAGAGGAGTTTCACCAACAGAAACTCCTCCCTGAGCACATTTAGTTACACCTCCCTGTTCACCCATTCATGTACTCAAACTAGCAGGTTCCCTCTTGCCTCACATGAGCCTGAAGCTTGCAGGCGTGTTTAACTTTTGGCACTTTAAGTACTCTGCTCTGATTGGGCGGTTATTTTCTTCTATTGCCAAAGTACTGGCGCACAAAGACAGCAAGTGATGTGTTTCAAAgcattgttttttaatattcaagTCCCAGTAGCTTGTTCAAGTTCTATCATAGAGAATTGGGGAAGCGCTGAACTTGTCAGTCAGCTTCTCCTCCATTTTGTGTTGAAGTACTTTTACATAGTTGAGTTGGAATAGAAAACCACCGTGCTTCCTTTTCCTCAGTGGAATCAAAACTAGTTTAACTTTTCTTGAGCTGGCTAGGTGGCACCACTCAGCGACTTTTGAATCTTGAGTCAAGGGGGCAGTCGCTGGTTTCAGGTTTAATTCACAACAAACCGAAGTGTGCAACATAAGGAAGTTTGGCTATGCTGGATACATCACTGCTGGGATATGAACCTGCAAATATACAACAGAGAAATTGCACACTGTTCCTCCAGCCGTAATTTTAGGATATCTTCGACAGTGAATGACGATGAGAAATGAAGTAATAATATGAtgtgaaatgggaaaaaaaaggaaaatctgtAGCAGCTTTGTTTCACTGGGTTCTGCTGCAGTTTATCGTTTGCTTTGCACAGATACTGCTTCATGTATTTCTTATCCTTGGGTTTGTTTAGTTCAGAAAGAACTAAACAGTCTGGTATCGGTAGGAAAGAGTATTTTAAGTTGGTCCATTTCACACgctctccaccagctgctgcatTTAATGTGTATGATGCCTAAATTGGAAGGTAGAATATCAGTGTGCTGTAggaaaaatcatttcaaaatgaaacaaggaGTTTCCCCTGATATGTCCAGATACTTCAACACGTTTCCCTCCTTGAGTTACACTTAAGTTGATTTGAATCAAAAATGCAGCGCGTTTGGTTACATTTACTTTAACGTTTAGGTCACTGCAGACAGCTCACTCGAGAAAAGACGACTTTTCACTACGCCATGCTTTTTAGAGAAGTGCAGACTCAGAAGATGGCAGTAATTTATTGGACTTCATATTCAACCCGACAGGCTTGAGCAGAGTCACACAGACTCTAATTTCCCATCTTGAAGGAGTCTGTCCAGCGTGTGTTTAGTTATCTGAGTAAGTGTGCTTGAGATACTGCATGTCTCTTCACACTGGTATTTCTCAGCACAGCATGCTGCTTCTGTGAGTCTGCTGCTTTCCATCTGCTTTTGACtcactgcatgtttgtgtgagcaGTGCAAAAGATGTTGAGTGTCTTTGAATAAAATGATGGGGTCTTTTATATTCGGAGtaccactctttttttttctcctctttttttcttttgcgaTATGTGAAAATACTGTAGTTTGGTGTTTGCTGAAGAGCTGTACACAGTTGGCCAACGATTTCAGGaacaacattttaacactgaACAGCAAAGCAGGCTACTTGACAAATTATGCAGCAATTTACAACTAAACAATTCCACAAGGTTTTAGAGTTGAAGTTGTGatgtaaaaacatatttcttggCGCAGTCTAAAACACGCGCCATGGAACCTCTGTTCAACTCTGACCGAGGACATTGTCGGATGTTACCCCCACTTATCTCTCTCCATATGTTTGCTGTTTCCAATTATTGTCAAAataccttttttaaaataacctTAAGCTGAAGGGAAAATATGCTGTATTCCTGTCATAATTGTTAGCAATTGTTTGCGGCTCTTTGCTTTTAAAAGTTCACTTCTTTGTATTTCAGTCTGTGGACGCAAGGAAATTCCAAGCCTAAGTTTTGGGTTTACAAATGCCTTTCCATTCAATTGTGTCCGTGTCTCTCAGTAAATTCTTTTTCAGTCCTTGAGGCGAAGTAAGAAAGGAAACAGACAAGTACCTCAGTATGTTTCTTAAAGCTCAGGCTGGTTCAGAAATTCTGCTAATTAAAAAAGTCTAATGTGTACttgtgtgcttctttttttttttttttttttgcagagtcACCTGCACAAGCGACCAAAGACATCCCCTGCTCAGGTTAGTagcttttttgtttcctttcactGCGCTTTGTGAGTGGAGGTTAACCTGTTTTGATCGTTTGATCACTACTTTCTTACTTTGTCCTTCAGGGCTGCAGCCTGACAGAGCTGGATGAGAAGATCAATGCAGTGAAAGCAGCGCTGCTCAAGAGGGTGAATGAATTTGGGCCTGGATATGGAACAGAGTGCCCGCTGTAGCAAACACAAACCGATGCTCCAAACACAATACATTAGTTAATGCATTCATCTtgtttcctccatttctttctctaTTCATCAGCCACTCATTATGACCTTTCTGACCATCAGCGagattaaaaagagaaaaacttttCATATCAGCTTCATTTTGTGGCCATGATTGAATATCAGAATAATACATCCTCTAAATAGTTTTGTAGTTAAGTGAAATGTAATTGCTCTGTGAATAAAGGTATTTTTTCCGCCATGAAAACTCAGACTTGTAATTTAATCATGACTTTAATACTTTAACTGGTAAATGTAATGTGTAATCTGGCTGCAATCAGTTCATTTATTGGTAGAAACTAATAATTACTAACAAATGCAActaataattttcattatttataattGATCAGTAATCAAATGTAAGTGATTAGTGGAAAGTTCCCAAAGCCCctggtgacatcttcaaatgtcttgtttagttcaaccaacagttcaaaacacAGATATGCTCAGTTTATTAACTTACCATAATTTCTTACATTTGAATAGCTGCATATAATTCTatcttaaatgaaaataatcaagtgttgttgattaattttctggcAATCATGAACTACACCTTTAAAAGATCAGGAAATACATTTGATTCAGAATTAATTCATCATGAATGTTTACCATTTTCATCTTTAATGTTTAAAGCTGGGAAGGTGTGtgcattcatttctgtgttCGTGTGTGTAACTGAGACGAatcagatagagagagagagagagcacctaATTTATCTGCCTGACTGCTGTGTGACGATGATCACCCCTAATGGTTGTCATTATAACAAATGACCTGATTACTGCAACTCTGTTTGGAAAACATATTGGAGACCAAACAAACCAGCATTAAATGGGACGCCACCGCATTTGACACTGACATGTTTATAAAAGGCTTTTGCGTTGCTTTAACTGAGCAAGCGGCTGAAGCAATAAttacatacaaacatttgtttttttctcttatgAGTAAACTAGGAGGACTTCTGCTGTATCTTGAAACTGCTTTGAACAATAAGggtttttctatttctgtagtgttggaagtaaaataaaagtattaatacaagaatttaaaaatactctattacaagtaaaagtcctgcattcagaaTCCTACTTAAATAAAACTAGAGgtgttatcagcaaaatgtataaaaaaataaaagtagctTATGAGGTCTGCagaaaaattacaatatttgaTTATTAATACTGATAAATCAGTTTTTCATTGCTGCTCAAGGTGGAACTAGATTTATCTACAGCTCGGTAGTTAAGTCCAGTGGTTCCAAACCAAGGGGTCGGGGCCCCTCCAAAACGTCACGTGATTAGTCTGGGGGGCCGTTAGATGATTAACGGAGTAGAAAAGACacaaatttgtatttatatttttggacttttctgCAGTCCTTTGGATATTGGATAATTTTTCCTCATTGGGCCCCTAACAGATATTTAACCTAAACCATGGCATCATTTTTAAAGATCAAACAGTTTCTAAAGAAGGATTAGTGATGAAGTCATGACTCATCTAATTCTTACTCATGTTTTGCTTATATTTCTATGACTTCTtgtcttctactgaagttagcatgctaaccagctagccccgccCCCAGTCGACCTTCTCATCTCGATACCAAGTCTgtgtagcctccagtctgcccttaAGAAATAAGTGCTCTGAAGGCCTATTACCTTAACAATGGTTCATGCTCTTGGtaaaactggtaagtaaacagctgctaatgcaaaggttggctatgtagcaaaaccAACTAACTAACCCCAAATAGATCCTTCAATGGCGCTTCTAGGAACCTGCATT from the Seriola aureovittata isolate HTS-2021-v1 ecotype China chromosome 13, ASM2101889v1, whole genome shotgun sequence genome contains:
- the mbip gene encoding MAP3K12-binding inhibitory protein 1, with amino-acid sequence MAETMKLSGHHTLLNESSEMSSYTDCICVLLKLLANFGKELKLDVAALRIEVNTDAVNPPSSAANVYSCLQEHITKLQTVSESLKTLVDADTERLSTKDNTSDDAVTSSSLIEQMAALSEHLPPSSEATEGKTAADDVMVQIRAGKSEIERRISAFMERKQMEINENNVREFCNVIDCNQENSCARTDAVFTPYPGFKSHVKVTRVVNTYGPQTRGGGGQGEGGEQQRGPMARHCGNAAIEERLHNIETHLKLPTAGPVPLSVYHRLKKLEDRILELEGLSPEYFQSTSHLHKRPKTSPAQGCSLTELDEKINAVKAALLKRVNEFGPGYGTECPL